The nucleotide sequence GGTCAGTGCCGAACTGCACAGCCACAGCACCCCGTCGGGCGACAATACGTCATCCCAACGTGGACGCGTCGAAAACCTGGTGTGCGAACACATCGAATTCGGACCGTGCACCGAACACCAGCGTATCGAATCATACGAAGACTTCCTTGGCGAACTGGGCGCCATGGACCTGATGGCCACCTGCAGCGGCATGGAATTGACCGGCGGACCGTTGCCGCTGAATCACCAAAACGCGTTTCCCTTGAAATGGACGCCCCATGCCCAAAGCGGCGGCGGCCCGCGCACCGACACCAATCCGATCACCCAAATCCAGCGATTGGCGATGTGGGACGATGAATCCGATAAAGTGATTCAAATCAATCACCCCAACTTGAACCAGATGGCTCGTGACAAAGACAAGGATGGCACCGAAGACGGTGGCTTTGCGTCGATGTTCCAGTTCGCCGACGTGATTGAAGTTCACCCGCCGGAAGCCATCTTTGATGATCCCGAGGAAATCACTCCGGATGATTTGCGAGACAACCGAATCTTGCAGTGGATGCGATTGATCAGCGAAGGCCAACGCATCCCCGGCGTCGTCAACACCGATGCCCACTACAACCATCACGGCAGCGGTTGGCTTCGCAATTGGGTCGCATCATCCACCGACGATCCGGCGCAGATCGACATTGATGAAATGACGGCCAATCTGGAAGCCGGTCGCGCGATCATGTCGACGGGCCCGTTCATGACGGTCCAATTGCATGCCAAGGAACTGGACCGCCCGGCACAGATCGGCGACGAAGTCACCCTGAGCGACGGCAACGCCGAACTAGCGGTCCAAATCCAATGTCCCAACTGGTTGGACGTCACTCGCGTGGAAGTCTTCGTCGGCACCCGCCGCGTGGACGAACTGACACGCCGCCGTCAAACCCATCCGGATGCCTTTGCCGATGGCGTTATAAAGTTCGACCAACGTTTGCCGCTGTCGATTGATGGCGACACGTTCATCGTCGTTGCCGCGATCGGCGAACAACGTGAACTGGGCCGGGTCTACGGTGACAATTTCGGCAAGCAGCCGCCGGTCGTGATCAGCAACCCGATCTACGTGCGACGATGACCGTCCTGCGAATCGCCCGTCGGATCCGCATCGCTGGGCGGATCCGACGGTTTCTGTTTCTTTCGCTGTGACCAAACATGGCTGCTGGCGCGGTGGATGACGCCGTCCCCCATCGCGTCGCGCAGGTTGTCCGACACGCGATCAATCGCTCGCTGGTCGGCCTGATGGGTCTCGTCGTCAAACAGTGACATTTGACGCACCGGTCGCACGTCGGTCAGCCCTCCAAGGGAAACACCGATCAGCCGTACCGGCCTGGGTTGGCGTTGTCGCATTTCGTCCAACAACGTCATCGCCGTTTCCAGAATCAGCCCGGTCGAATCCGTCGTCTGCGGCAGCGTCCGGGCCCGTGTGAATGTCTCAAAGTCCTCGCGGCGATACTTCAGCGTCACCGTCTTTGCGACGCGATCGCTGCGACGCAGCCGCCACGCGGTCTGTTCGCTCAGGTAACTGACGACGCTGGACAGAACTTCGCCGGAAGTCTGGTCTTCGGAAAACGTTCGCTCGTGACTGATTTGTTTTGCCTGACGATCGGGCACGACCCCGCGGGGATCGATTCCGTTGGCCAGTCGGCACAAGTGTTCGCCCCAACTGCCGAAACGACGTCGCAATTGGTCGGCGTCTTGCTTTCGGATATCAATGATGTGACGAATCCCCAGCTCACCAAGTTTTCGTTGTCCGACTTTGCCGACGCCCCACAATCGTGACACGGGCAACGGATCTAAAAACGCTTGCACCGTCGCCGGGTCGACCATCACAAAGCCATCGGGCTTTTGCAGATCGCTGGCGATTTTTGCCACGAACTTCAGCGGCGCTATCCCGACACTGGCGGTCAAGCCGACTTCATCAGCAATCGCCTGTTTGATCGCGCGTCCGATCGTTTCGGCCGAACCGTACAACCGTCGGCTGCCGGTGACATCCAAGAACGCTTCGTCCAACGACAACGGTTGGACCAGCGGCGTGAAGCGATGAAAGATCTCGCGGACCTGTCGCCCCACATCGACATAGTGCGACATGCGACCTTTGACGAACACCGCATCGCGGCACAACTGAACGGCACGTCGTCCCGGCATTGCGCTGTGAATGCCGAATCGACGTGCTTCGTAACTGGCCGCCTGAACGACGCCTCGCCCACCGGTTCCACCGACCACCACCGGTCGGCCACGCAGTTCGGGACGATCGCGTTGTTCGATCGACGCATAAAACGCGTCCATGTCGACATGCAGAATCATCCCGTTGTCCGCTGGTCGAACGTCAAAGAGGTCAATACGAAACTCAATCGCACCGACCGGATCATCCCATCATTGTCGGGTCGGCGAACCGCACCAACGTTCGCTTGAAAAATGACCGTGATCTCGCGACGGCTCATAAGTCGCCCAACAAACAATCGGCCACGCCCTGGTGATCCGAAAAATCGTGCCAGATCGCATCCGGACCGGCCGCCGACAATTCCTCGTACGTCTCGCCCCCGGTACATACCGCGACCACCGACGCCCCGATATGACGCGCGCAAACGATATCGGCCACCGTGTCACCGATCACCACAACATCACGACAAGCATCGTCGCCGTGTCGGCGTCGGATCGTATCTAAGGTCCGTGATGCCAAATCGTTCCGCTGGGCATCCAAGTCCCCGCCGACGATCCACTGGATGTAGTGTCGCAAATGAAAGTGTTCCAATTTGCGAGTCGCGGTTTCCGGCAAGTTGCCCGTCATCGATGCCAGCCGGCAAGATCGCGCCGGTGCCAACGCCTTCAACAATTCCGCAACGCCCACGAACACTTCGCCACCGCTGCGTTGCAATTCCCCCGGAAACCGTTCCGCATACCCCACGCGGAATCGCCGACGTCGCTGTTCGGTGGGCTCCAATCCGTTCATCTCCAACATCTGGGCCATCAACCCCATGTCGGTGCGACCGTGAAACGATCCGACCATTTCCGGATCCTCCAAGCCGAATTCTTCCCGCAGCGTTCGCAGCATCGCCCGACGACCGCCTCCGTGCGCGGTCAACAACGTTCCATCGATGTCAAACAATAACGTCCGCATGGTTCAGTCGGCGAAGATCAAATTCAATGATGGTGGGATGGACCGGTAAAGGATGAAACGGCAAGGCGTCTTCGGGCATGGGCGGCCCCTGGCGGAGCAATGCGATCGCTGGTGTTTTGTCCGGCCGGCGCCTATCCGTCTGGCCCCGTCACCCGAGGTTCTTCCGCCCGCGGCCCAGTCGCCCGCTAGCCCATCGTCCCGCGGATTCCGATACTAGCTCGGCCCGTTCAACATTCCGCCCGGTCCGGGACTCAACCGGTGTCGTCCCCGGCCCCGTCGTCCCCGGAATCGATCCGCCGCATTTGACCACGGCCCCCACTGCCCAGACGATCATAATGTCTGGGCGGCGGATTGTCGGGACGTGTCCGACGCCGCTTTCATCACACAGGTTTTCCTTCTCTTTCCCATCGTTGATCACTTGAGCCAGACGTCTGATTCATCCACCGTCGACAAAAGCGGCGACCGCGTCCGCGAAATGTTTCGCCAGATCGCTCCACGCTACGACCGGATGAACCATCTGCTGTCGCTGAACATCGATCGCTATTGGCGTTGGCGGACGGTCCGGAAGATGGATTTCCAGCCCACCCGCCCCGTGTTGGATGTCTGCACGGGAACCGGCGACTTGGCCCTTTCGATCGCCCGAAAAGTCCCCCACGGCGTGCGCGTCTTTGGCAGCGATTTCTGCAACGCCATGCTGCGGATCGCCACCGACAAGAACGCCGAACCCGAAGGCCCGGTCAAACCGGTTCGGTTCCTGGAAGCCGACGCCCAGGCGTTGCCGTTTGAATCGGACCGCTTTCAATACGTCACCGTCGCGTTCGGTTTGCGGAACGTCGCCGATACCGATCGAGGTCTTCAAGAAATGACGCGTGTGTGCGCCCCGGGCGGCCACGTCGTCGTGTTGGAATTTTCCAAACCACGCATTCCCGTTTTGAAACAGATTTACGGCTTCTACTTTTCGCACGTGTTGCCACGCATCGGCCAGTGGATGGCGCGGAATAACCAATCGGCCTATGAGTACCTGCCCGAATCGGTCGGCCACTTTCCGTCCGGGCCTGACCTGTTGAAACATTTCACCGCCGCCGGTTTAACCGACGTGCGATACACACCGCTGACCCTGGGTGTGGCTTCGATCTATATCGGACGCAAACCAGATTCTTGATCCCCTGCTTACCCTGAACCCGGGCTCACCGATCGCGCAAACCAAGCCCATCTTTTTTGGGCCACATCGCGATTTCACCGATCGACAGGGCTTCGCCGGCCCCGATCGGTCCTTGATCTTCCATCAACCATCCCACCGCAAACATGACAGCCTCAAAACGCCCCCGACGATTCGTCCTGGCGATGACTGGTGCTAGCGGTGCGCCCTATGCGGTCCGCCTGTTGCAAACCCTTGTTCACAGCGACGCAGAAATTCATCTGGCCATCAGCCCCAGCGGCGCGGCGGTGCTGCGTCAGGAATGTGCCTTGGACATCAACGTCGCCGATCCCGACGTGCAAGCGCTGTTGGACTTCCGCCCCACTTGGCCGGGCCAGTGGTCACAACAATCCGCGTTGGCGGCGACAGCGAACGACCACGCCCGAGTGATCGTTCACCGACACGATGACTTCATGACGCCGATCGCCAGCGGTTCCTTTCAAACCGACGCCATGATCGTTTGCCCATGCAGCGGCAGCACGCTGAGCGCGATCGCACGCTCGGCCGCATCCAACCTGATCCAGCGTGCGGCCGAAGTCCACCTGAAGGAACACCGCCGTTTGATCATCGTGCCCCGCGAAACGCCCATGTCGGTCATCCAGCTGGAAAACATGCGTCGCATCGCCTCCACAGGCGCGGTCGTGTTGCCCGCGATGCCGGGTTGGTACCACGGCGTCAGCGGGCCCGATGATCTGGTCGACTTTGTGGTCAGCCGGATTCTGGACCAGTTGGACGTCGACAACGCATTGATTGGTCGTTGGGGTGAAACCTAAAACAAACGACATGAACCAACCTGATGCGTCCCCCGTCGATCCTTCGACCGCACCCATCGCCACCGGCCGCCGCGGTGGGATCAGCGATTGGCTGGGCTTGATCCGATTCAGCCACACGATCTTCGCGTTACCCTTCGCCGCCCTGGCAACCGTGATGGCTCTGTCGACTCCGTTGCCCACCGGTGACTGGCCCAGTTTGCGGCTTCGCGACATCATCGGCATTTTGCTTTGCATGGTGACCGCACGCAGTGCTGCGATGGCCTTCAACCGCTGGGCCGACCGCAAACTGGACGCGGACAACCCGCGGACCGCCGGCCGTCATCTGCCGGCCGGCATCTTTTCACCCGCTCAAGTCGCCTGGTTCACCGCGCTGTGCGTGCTGGGGTTCGTCGCATCGACGTTGTTGTTTTGGCCCAATTGGGTGCCGTTGGCCGGATCGGTACCGGTGATTCTTTTTTTGTGTGGATACAGCCTGGCCAAGCGATTTACCTCGGCAGCGCACCTGTGGTTGGGAATCGCCCTGTCGCTGTCGCCGGTCTGCGCTTGGGTCGCCATCCGCGGCCCCGTTTCGGTCACTCATCCGATCGACTTGGTTTCACCACTGGTGCTGGCATTGGCCGTCGCCGCCTGGGTCACCGGATTCGACATCGTTTACGCTTGCCAGGATGCCGATTTCGACCGCCGCACCGGGCTTCACAGCATCCCCGCCCGCTTCGGCATGACCGGCGCGTTCCGGATCGCCGCCGCATTCCATATTGTGATGCTGGTGGCACTGTTTGCCCTGCCATTTGTGGCCGCCTCGACCCCGCTGGGGTGGACTTTCCTGGCGGGGATGGCCGTGGTCGTCGTGCTGGTCGTTCGCCAGCACACCCTGGTGAACCCCGACGATTTGCGCAGAATCAACGAGGCCTTTTTCCAAACCAACGCCATGATTAGTCTGCTGATCCTGGTCGTCGGCGTCGTCGATTGCCTGACGTAAAACCATCGTCGCCGCAGCCCGACCGGCCGTTGCGGCAACCGGCGTCATGACGGTTAACCAAACGATCCAATGCCTGGCCCCAGCGGGGATTGGCTCGGCCAGTCGGAATGGTTGTCCCGCGGGTTCCTGACACGATTTTTTTCGCCAGATTCAATCCTTCGCCAACCAAGCGCGAAACCAATATGAACAAGACCGACCGCGACGCACGCTTTCGCCAAATTCGCGACAAAGTCGAATCCGGCCAACGTCTTTCCATGGACGATGGAATCTTTCTGTACGATCCGGAGGTTCCGCTACAAGACGTCGGCCAATTGGCCAATCTGGTCCGCGAACGAAAAAACGGCAACGTCGCCTATTACAACATCAACACGCATTTGAATCCGACCAATGTGTGCGTGTACCGCTGTCGCTTTTGTGCTTTCCGTAGCGACCTGCGTGACCCGAAGGGTTACGCGATGTCCGATGAACAGATCTTGCAACGCGGTCGCGAAGCCACCGAGAACGGCTGTACCGAAATGCACATCGTCGGCGGTTTGCACCACCAGAAACCCTACGAGTGGTACCGCGATCTGATCGCTTTGCTGAAAGACAATTTCCCCAAGATCCACCTGAAAGCTTGGACCGCGGTCGAAATCAACTGGTTCGAATTTCAAACCAAGAAGTCCAAACAATGGGTCCTGGACGACATGCGTTCGGCCGGTCTTGGCAGCATGCCTGGTGGCGGCGCGGAAATCTTTCACCCCGAAGTCCGTGACCAACTGTGCGAACACAAAGCCAACACGCATGAATGGTTACAGATCCACCAGGCCGCTCACGAACTGGGCATCCGCACCAACTGCACCATGCTTTACGGCCACGTCGAACAGGCGTACCACCGTATCGACCACCTGATGCGGTTGCGTGAACTGCAAGACATCACTGGTGGCTTCCAGGTCTTCATCCCTTTGGCGTTTCATCCGGACAACACCAAACTGGACAACTTGAAAAAGCCGTCCGCCCTGATGGATCTGCGGACCGTGGCGATCAGCCGGCTGATGCTGGACAACGTTCAACACATCAAAGCTTACTGGATCATGTTGGGTATCCCGACGGCGCAAACGGCATTGGCCTATGGTGCCGACGATATCGATGGGACCGTACGGCACGAACTGATTTACCACGACGCCGGTGCGACCACGCCCCAGTGCCTGTCGGTGGACGACATTCGCGGGCTGATCACCGAAGCCGGACGCGAACCGGTCGAACGCGACACCGTCTATCATCGCGTGCACCGCAGTGAAACCGATTTCCGCGATTGGCACAGCGGTCAACCCGTCGATGATGCCGTCGCGGTGTCGTAGACTCCGGCGGTACCCCATGGATCTTTCGACGTTCGCATCGGGCCGTCGTCGCATCACGTCGCCGACGTAATTGTCCCCATTGAAATCGCACTCTCGGTGTTCCTTTGAATCGACGTTCTGAACATGACGACGTCGACGATGGGTTGCCGATCGTCCGGCGGTTGTCCGAGCGATTCGATACCGCCAATCTCTTTTCACGCTTCAGCCGGCTGCCTGGTTGCGTTTGGTTCGACTCAGCGACCGCGTCGCTGGATCAATCTCCCGCCGACAGCCCGCTGGACCGATATTCTTTCCTGGCCGCCGCGCCGGTCGCTTGGCTGCGACTGGATCTTCAGATCGCTCCGCCAGCATCCGCAAGCGACCAGCCCGACGCCCCTGCTTCAGGTCAACCGCCGCAAGGTCATCTGGAATGGTCGCGCCTGCAACATTGGGTCGACCTGTTGCCCGCAGAGAACCTGCAACACGACGACGGCATCCGTTTGCCGCCGTTTCAAGGCGGGATCGCCACGATTATCGGCTACGAAGCCGGCGCATCGCTGGAACCCGTCGGCGTCAGCCCGCATGACGACCTGCCGACCCCCGCCCTGACCGCCGGTTTGTACGACGTCGTCATCGCAACCGACCACCACGCCAATCAAAACTGGTTATTCAGCCAAGGTTTTCTCGACGACACCGCGACTCGATCCCGTGAACAAGCCGTCCGCCGGGCGGACCAATTCCAGCGTTGGCTGGAAACCGACGACCACGACTTGGCCCAAAAGATTGCCAACGTCTCTCCGGTGCAACAAATTGTTTACGAGGCATCTGTATCAAAGTCTGCCGATCGCCCGGGTGTCGACCGATCACCGAGACGACAGCCCACCAGTGGCGCATCAGGGTCTCCTGTGTATTCCGCTTCCAAAAACGGAATCGACCTGACAAGCAATTTCGATCGTCAAGGCTTCATGACCAGCGTCGCTCAGATTGTCGATCGGATCTGCCGTGGCGATTCTTTTCAGGTCAACCTGGCCCAGCGTTTGACGACGCCCGCGGTTTGCGATAGCCCGCGTTTGTATGAAAAACTGCGACAAGCCAACCCGGCCACCTTTGCCGGTTACTTTGACGCCGGCGATTTTCAGGTCCTCAGTTCATCGCCTGAAGGCTTCCTGCAAGTCCGCGATCGTCTGGTCAGCACCCGGCCGATCAAAGGGACGCGTCCCCGTGGCCGGACATCCGATGAAGACCAAACGATCGGAAATGCGTTGCGTCATAGCGAGAAGGACCGCGCCGAAAACATCATGATCGTCGATCTGATGCGGAACGATCTGTCGCGAGTTTGCGTGGACGACTCGGTCGTGGTCGACACGCTGTGCGGTTTGGAAAAGTACCAATACGTCCAACACCTGGTGTCGGTCGTTCGCGGTCGCTTGAACCCCACGCACGGCTTGGTCGATTTGATCCGATGTTGTTTTCCCGGCGGGTCGGTGACCGGGGCGCCGAAGATCGAAGCGATGCGGACGATCGCCGAATTGGAACCCCATCGTCGCGGCCCTTACTGTGGATCGATGGGCTACATCAGTTCCCAGGTCGACGCCGATTTCAACATTTTGATTCGCACCGTCACGGCCACCGCGGGCACCTGGCAACTGCCCGTCGGCGGCGGGATGACGGCACGTAGCGATCCCGCGGCCGAGTGGGACGAAACCTGGTCCAAGGCCGAGGGCATGTTGCAAGCGTTCCGTGACCTGAACGACCAATGAGCGGAACGCTTCCGCCGTCCCCGCCCGCCAGACAGCGGAAAAGGAGCGGGGAAAATGCGGTCACAAAAACGCTCAATTCCGACCGTCAAAACGCCGATGGAACTGGTTGTCAGAGTCGATCCATTTGGTAAGATTCTGTGAAGTACACGCCCCTGTAGCTCAGTTGGTAGAGCAAGGGACTCTTAATCCCTGGGTCCAAGGTTCGAGCCCTTGCGGGGGTACTGCCCAAGCCGGAAAACACGTGAATCCCCGTGTTTTCCGGCTTTTCTTTTTTCCGGCAAGTCTCTGTACGACTCCGTACGTCCCCAAATGGTCCACTTTTTGGTCCCCTTTGAGCGCCCCGTGATACCTTACTAGCGTTTAGCCAGGGTAAAGCCGGTTTTACTAATGCAAACGAGCGATTTCAGCAAGCAATCACCGGGAAAACTGGTCCCTGTCACCATGCAGGAGTACCCCGATGGACCGCTAAAACCACCCGTGTCCACCCAAACCCTGACCTTCGTCCCTAACCCGCCGCCGCCCGATGTCGACTGGGACCAGCTGCGCCTGGAGCTTTTCAACCTGAACAGTGACACGGTGTCTGTCCTGGGCAAACTCAATGGACTGCACCAACGCGTTGGTCAAGCATCCGGGTTGCTAGTCTTCCCTCGAGTCGTGCACGGTGGAGACAGTTCCAAAACCATTCGATTGAGCGCTACATTCGATCTCAAACTGGCACCAGACGTGGCAATCAATCCCGATGGAACGCACACGGATTATGGCTTCGTCAACGGTCCCGAGTTTACTTCAAAGGCTCTGGGCCAGTGGGCGTACGACAACAAGGTGACACTCGACTTCAGTCGTCCAGGAAAACCGACGGACAACGCTTTCATCGAGTCCTTCAATGGAAGCTTCCGAACTGAATGCCTCAACGAAAACTGGTTCTTGTCCTTTGAGGACGCACGGGAGAAAATCGAAGCTTGGCGAGTTGACTACAACGAACACCCACCACACAGCGCTCTGGGCAACCTGGCCCCCAGAGATTTCGCTTCATCTGGCCAGGCTAGCCTGGCCAGTTGAAGACTCCGATTTTCTCACCAAGGTTGGTACAGGTTTTGGTAGCAGGTCATAACCAACCCGTGCTCTCGTAGCCGTGGATCAGCAAATGGGGGCATCCCAGCACGCAGGCGAAATATTCGAAACACCAGGAAGGATTCCTATCGAAACCATCGTGCAATTTGCTTGCCAATTAAACACAAACAATCTTGTTTATGTGCTTAGCAAACGATGAGAAGGCAAATCTGAATGGCAAACAGGGAACTCCTGATAGCCTCAACAGCTGACACACTCAGCTCGACTCCACTAATTGTGAAAGCTCTTCATAATATTCCGTTTCCGGGAACATTTCATAGAAGTGGTGTAACAAATTTCGGACGCGAGCCAAGCGACCGCTACGCTTGAAGTCTTCGGAAGAATACTCGCGGGACTTCCAGCGAATGCACAGAAGGTACTGATTCGTCTTCTCGACGTTTCGCTGAACCGTATGACTCACATACCCATCTGCAGAAGTAAAAATGGACATTGCCTCTGCCAGTGCAAGCTGAAAGGCCTCTTTTTGCTTCGGCCTTACTTCCAATCGTGTAATCTCCAGTACCATCTTGGTTTCCGTGTTCGAAGAATTCTTTTGGGTACAGCACATCCTCCGCCAATGTCCCCGCGAAGTGTTGTCCAGTGAGACCTTCGTTCAGCGAAACATCGCATTGCGTGCAAGCTTCAAGGCCTCCATTTCGAGGCATCTGGTCGCGCCCACAACTTGCTAGCAACCCGACTCTGCCTCGTGACTTGGCTAACTCGAGTTGCAGGACCAACTGTATTTGTGATGACCAGGGTATCACGCGATTAGGAAATTAGCTGGGACGTGCGCATGAATTTCTGAACAGAATCCGTGTTATCAGGACCCCACTGAACACGCTTCAAGCCGACGCCGTCACAATCACTTTCTTTTTGATTTCTCCTATAAAACGATCAGGACACCTCCCCCCAAAAGGAGTCGGTGAACACAGCAAGCCTGCGTGGCTCCAACTGACGCCAACCATGAAGATCCAGAATACAAAATGCGGACATCAAGTGAAGGCAAAACAAACCTTCCAACCGCGTCTCCGGCCGTTTGCTCAAGCTGACTCCCCAGCGGTCCGGTTGCCACCTTTCACTCCAGCCAAAATCGGGTCGCATGCCCCCACGCATTGAATCGTCACGATGCTGAACGGCGAACCGCCATGTTGACACGACTAGATATGTCGGGACGCCCCATCAACAGGAACACTTCAGCCCACCCGACATGCCCCGCAGAAGCAAGCCCGCACGATCTACGCGTAACTCGCCGCCCCAACACACCGCGGAGCCGACCTGGCCCACCATTCCTTTGCGACAGTTTCTCGCCTCCTGCTTCTTTTCCCGAGCGATCTCCAGTCTCGGCAAGTGCGAAACAGCTCCCGGCCAATACCCGTGCCAGGACCTAGCCCTGCCGGTCGCAAGCAGCGCCCGCTGCTCTTGGTTAGCCAACGATACAACTGCAAGACCACCGGGCAAAGAGACCTATGAGTGTGTCAAGCTCCTAGCGTGTGACCGATGCTTCACAAACGATCGCTTCGTACCTTCGCAAAGATTCGCCACTGTTCACCGCCCTGTCCAGTGAATTATGTGACCCACGCAATTGCACCGTGAGATGCATATGAAGAAAACGCCCGATCTTCTAGTCGAGTGCGGCTCCCCGGATACTCTTGCGTCACCTGAATCGAGTCGTTCGCACTGAGCGGCCGAACCAGCTGCATCCGATATCAGCCGCGGTTGACGTCACGCAAACGACTCGTGCTCTGTGATTTTGAGGAGAAAGACCTCGGTGTCACCGGCGACGGCGAAGCCTTGCACTGACAAAAGTTGCCGTGCGGATCCGCTAGAAAACTTCAAGTATCCAATCGCATCAGGACAACATGAGTTCACTAAGTAGCGAAATGGGGCCAAAGCATGATGCCGCAATGGGGCTGCCGGACGAATCACGCGACATTGCGCCCATGCAAGTTTACGCTGTCGTTGGCGTCCTAGGACTAGTCATTGGCTGGACCTACCACCAGGAGGTCTCCAAACTGGTGGAACGATGGTGGTCGAACTCTGACTATGTCCACGGATTTCTTGTCATACCGTTTGCCGTCTATTTGGCGTGGTCAAGACGATCGATGATACCCGCCAAGGCAAAAGGAACATTTTGGGGAATCACCCTTGTTCTGGCCGCAGTGGGACTACGTTGCTTTTCAGCCTATATGTCGGATCCCATTTTGGCACCAGCCTCACTGGTCATTTGCCTATTTGGCGTCGCGATGTGCTGGGGAGGCTTGCGTTATTGCCTTTGGTTGTGGCCTTCATTTATCTTTCTGCTGTTCATGATTCCCTTACCGAACTTCATGGAAAGCTGGGGCAACCTGGTTCTTCAGCGAGTTGCCACCGTGTCGAGCACGGGCGTTCTGCAAACTTTGGGAGTCCCAGCCGCTTCATTTGGCAACGTCATTCTGTTGAGCAATGCAGAGCTTGGTGTTGAAGAGGCTTGCTCGGGCCTGCGTTCCACCGTCTTATTTTTGGCAGTCAGCGCCGGAGCAGCATTCCTATTGAAATCAGCCCCCGAACGTTTGGCCGTGTTATTAGCCGCCATACCGGCGGCCGTCATCGCCAATATTGTACGTATTGTCGCCACGGGCTTGCTTTACCAATTTGGGTCGGCGGAACTTGCCTCCGCGGTCTTTCATGACTTCTTCGGTTTCTTAATGCTTCCATTGGCTGCCGGAATGGTCTATGGCGTGGTTCTTCTTGTTCAGATGCTCTTAGTGCCTACCGAAGATGAAGGCCCATTGTTGATGGACACTTCTATCGCTACCGGCTGAAACACTGCATCACCCAAATTTTCAAGCGAGGCGGGAGCTGAATTGGGGGCAAGCTGATTTCGATCATCTACAAAGAGGCCCCCGCCTCGCCTTTGTGCCGCACCTTGCTCGCGGTGAATACCTTCCCGCGCTGCAAACCCCAAAAACACATTGAC is from Crateriforma conspicua and encodes:
- a CDS encoding antibiotic biosynthesis monooxygenase family protein produces the protein MVLEITRLEVRPKQKEAFQLALAEAMSIFTSADGYVSHTVQRNVEKTNQYLLCIRWKSREYSSEDFKRSGRLARVRNLLHHFYEMFPETEYYEELSQLVESS
- a CDS encoding exosortase/archaeosortase family protein, whose translation is MSSLSSEMGPKHDAAMGLPDESRDIAPMQVYAVVGVLGLVIGWTYHQEVSKLVERWWSNSDYVHGFLVIPFAVYLAWSRRSMIPAKAKGTFWGITLVLAAVGLRCFSAYMSDPILAPASLVICLFGVAMCWGGLRYCLWLWPSFIFLLFMIPLPNFMESWGNLVLQRVATVSSTGVLQTLGVPAASFGNVILLSNAELGVEEACSGLRSTVLFLAVSAGAAFLLKSAPERLAVLLAAIPAAVIANIVRIVATGLLYQFGSAELASAVFHDFFGFLMLPLAAGMVYGVVLLVQMLLVPTEDEGPLLMDTSIATG